TCATCACTCCCGTGGCGTCTTCTCCCTCGCTTGCCGGGTCTAGGGTCGCTCCTCCCGCACAGTTCCCGGGGGTCCCGACAGTCTCTCGGTGACTTGTTCGGAATCGTCCACAGGTAAGCAGGCCAGGCGTGACAGACGATGAAGAAGCCCGAGCAAGGAGGACCGGCCCACCGCTGGCCGGCGGGGGAGCCTGGGAAGCGCTCGCCTCAGTTCTCCTCGGGCTTGTCCGCCGGCGGCCCGCTGGGCTGCAGCATCTTCTCCATCAGGTTGAAGCGCACGCGGGCCTTGCTCTCGTTCTCGGCGATGGCGAAGTAGTTGAGGAGGTCGAAGTGACCCATGTAGGAGCAGTAGGAGTCCCGGTGCTGGTTCACAAGCCATTCCCACTTGGTGGTGTCGGCGTGGCCCGTACCGATGTACTTGGACTGCAGATGCTCCAGCTGGCTGTGGATGGTGTACCGGTCCGTCATCTCGCCGCTCCGCTCTAGGCTTCCAGATCAGGCCGCAGACCCGACGCTACCCGCTCCGCGTTCAAACCTGAGAGAcgccgccgccgccgctgccGGCCCGACACGGAACTTCTATCTGTGTAGGCGCGGGAGAAAGACGCCACTGTGGCGCCTGCGCAGACGCTCTTCTCCCAGGCGGAAGCGGAAGTGAATCCTGCCGCGGCATTGGAGTTGCCTAAGAAACATTGGGCCGTCCCCTCAGCGAGCCCGCCTACTTGGAGAGCGTTGCATGATGGTCTGCTGAGTGGCTCTTGGGTGATCACGTTCTAACTCCGGCGTTGCATTCTGGGATTTGTAGTCCAAAGAATTTGgcgtgtttttttcttttggtttggttttttgttttctttttctttctctctctctctctctttctttctttctttctttctttctttctttctttctttctttctttctttctttctttctttctttctttctttctttctttctttctttctttctttctcctccctccctccctcctttccttccttccttccttccttttttttcttcttttttttttttgcctgactAATGTAGGATGGTGTCCAACGATTACGACTACAAGTGACCAGGAAAACTATCTCTTGTACCTAGAAGCTCACACGGACCGCCCTTGGTCCCAGCTTTGTCCCTTAGGATCTGGGTAGTGGGAAAAGTTCTTTGGGTCCTAAATGCTTGGTGATGAGTGTCAACACCAGGTGTCTTCCACATCAAAATCCAGGCTCCAACTCCTCACACCACCCAGGGGCCCGAGCCCTCCAACCAAACAACCTCCTAACTTTAAGGCTGCTTACAATCATTTTCTGGAAGTCAGTTGTGTCTCAAGACAAGTActctctccttctgtttttctgCCTGGTTACACCTTATGTTCAACTTAGAGGTTATGTATCTCCTCACAAAGGTATAAACTACTTGAGAAAAAGATACTGTACTTCTTTTCTGATATCCTTTGAGGATATTATATAGCTTGATGGAGATcgtattctttaaaagaaaaatctgatgaATGGACAAAGAGCAATCTCAGTCAAAGAGACTGATAATAGGGGAGGGCCCAACCTATTACAGTGGGGacacccctgggctggtagtcctgaattgaataagaaaacagactgagaaagccacGAAGAGTAAGCCattaagcagcacccctccatggcctctgcattggctcctgccttcaggttcctgccctgcctaccttagatgatgaactgtgatacggaagagtaaatgaaataaatctttcatCCCTGAGTTGCTTTTAATTATAGTGTTctgtcacagcaagagaaacttcAACTAAGACAAGTAGAATCTGCATGAAAATTCTGTTAGtaagaaataaatcaaaaattAGTGCAATTCCAGTGCCATTAAGAATGcctcaggcagtggtggcacacacctttaatcccagcgctcaggaggcccaggcaggtggatctctatgagattGAGGTCTGAagaggtctacaaagtgagttccagaacagccagaaaccctgcctcgaaaaaccaaaaacaaaaatagataaataaacataaataagtatAAGAATAAAAAGGACTTAAGAATGTGAGGTAATCCCTGGATTCCAAAGCCCCCAGGAAGAAGCCACATTCACATGAAACCATTAAGTGTCAAGGTATCCCTTGTTGGCGCTGCCATAGCAAGCAATGTGGAGGGGCCTAGGCAACAGGAATCTATTTCCTCATAGTCTGGAGAAGGGAAGTTCAAGAGCAAGATGCTGATGGAGTTGGTCATATCCCAAGGCCCCTCTGAGCTTGTACATGGCATCTTCTGTCTGAGTTTTGATATGCCTTTTATGCCTGTCTGTTCAAATGTCCTCGTTTAAGACGCAAGTCACACTGGATTAGGACTCACTCCTACGATATCATCTTACCTTAgtacttttctattgctctgataagaTAGAGTTTATTTGGACctcactgtttcagagggttagagtcatggcagggagcatgacaggCAGGCATTtctctggagcagtagctgagagctcacatcttgagacacaactgtggggcagagagagagagagagagagagagagagagagagagagagagagagagagagagagagagagagagagagagagactcttttGAAAACTTGAAGCCAACtgccaataaggccacacctcctagccTTTGCCAAGCAGTTCCACCAACAAGAggctaaatatttaaatatatggtggtcattttcattcaaaccatcacaagtaGCTTTTTAAGGAGCCCATCTCCAAACCATAGTCACACATGGAGGTACTGGAAGTTAGGCTTTCCCTATGTGAATTTTAGAGGGACAGGGTTcaaccctaacacacacacacacacacacacacacacacacacacacacacacactgatatggAATAAATAAGGCACTATTATTGCtgtcattttgctttgcttttttgcattgcgggatcaaacccagggcttatTAGGCAAGTGCTGTGTCACTGAGAGTACTTAATCCCCACATAATTGTCAAGTTAATTAATTCTATTTATGAAAACAACTTAAGCACTTGAAAAGGATTTTTGTTGATACATCGCATTATTGTAATGTCTATAGAAAgtaaagaatatatgtatattaataaaCTTAAAATGCTTAGCCATTAAGATTTGTAATGgaattccaattttaaaaagtccctcagaaataatttctaaaatgtgTGAGACTTATAACAGAATTTTCAGGTGAACTTAAAACCTTgaagaaagaaaggcattttttgatttgtaatttttataagTGGAGCACTAACTTTTAGAATCTAAATACATTTCTGAGTACTTCCTGTATTCCCAAATGACTTTTAGactttgttttcctgagacagggtctgactctataggccagactgacctggaatttgAGGTAACCTTCCTGCCTCGGCTTTCTGAGtcctagaattacaggtgtgagccacaactCCAGCCCAGATGACATTTAAAGGCACCCCAAAATCCTAGCATTTAACTATGTCAGCTTTCAGATAAGAGGAAAACTCAG
This DNA window, taken from Cricetulus griseus strain 17A/GY chromosome 2, alternate assembly CriGri-PICRH-1.0, whole genome shotgun sequence, encodes the following:
- the Sf3b5 gene encoding splicing factor 3B subunit 5, with protein sequence MTDRYTIHSQLEHLQSKYIGTGHADTTKWEWLVNQHRDSYCSYMGHFDLLNYFAIAENESKARVRFNLMEKMLQPSGPPADKPEEN